Sequence from the Chiloscyllium plagiosum isolate BGI_BamShark_2017 chromosome 34, ASM401019v2, whole genome shotgun sequence genome:
TGCCATTTGTGGGATCCAATGGTGAGTCTTTGAGTCTCTCTCGTGGAAGATAACCAGCTAGATCAATGTcactcattttaaaaattaaaacttacTTCCCTGTTTCATAACCCTGTCGAAGCCTGACTGCAAATCCCATCCACCCATGCTGCATGGCAAACTGAGATCAGTTACCTCCTCAAGAACCAGCTCTGGAACCTGGCCACTGTGGCTCAATAATTCTTTACCATTATTTTATGCATGGAGTTGTTCCATTTTAACCAGATATCAGCACTGCCTTTGGTCATGTACAAACTTGATTTAaagaatgtttgctgatgttcCTGTACGTGAAGTGGATTCTTAATGATTAATATCTGAACTATCTCTACTGTTGTTTGCTTTTTCCAGATTTACACTGCTATATATTATGTTTTGGTGGATGTGATAATGGTCTCACTATATATTTATTATGCAGTAAAGAACAGGTCCAGACCAGGTGAGTGACTTTGTTTAACTACTGTTTAATAACCTACCTTACTGTTTTGCAGTTCGCTGCCAGATTGTCCTTTTTTATCTCATGCTTGTCTTCGTAGGAAGTATGTTTGTACTGCAGGTATAGTCAGGTGTGTGCATTACTTGGAATCAGCGCATCATACAAAACCAAAGGAGACCACTCAGCTGATCAGCTCGGTGGCTGTATTTCATCACCCTCTCACTAGATATAGTACTAAATCATTTTGGTTTTCACAAAATAAATAGCTATTGTTATATGACACATTGTTTATTACAACCCTTTTGGATGTAAATTTGGATCTTTATTTCAGTTGACAAGATTACAATTTAATTAAGTAGCTTCGttgttctttttatttttgctgcaaACTATTCAGTTGAAAAGATGCAATGCTGTTCCTTGAGTTCCATTAAAAGCTGTAGGAGGCGAAAGGCTGAGAAGGAAGGGGGAGTAGCATGTAAATGGAGAACAACTGGCAGCACAGGTTTTCATAAAAAAAACTCACCAAAACCAGCTTTGGTCTCTGGGTACAGGAGACTTCACTGTGATCTGTGCTCCCACTCTAATTTTGGCCTCATGTTGCTCTGAAGCTCAGGAGACATGTTTGGAAGTGGTGTGTTGGGAATGTAGGCAGTCAGATATTCTTTTCACCTGCTGGATCCAGCAACCTAATCTCCCTTTAGTCAGCGAAGCTTTCTCAAGAttgtgctttagattagattagattagattagatttcctacagtatggaaacaggcccttcggcccaacaagttcacaccgaccctctgagagcaacccacccagacctatttctctacatttaaccctgactaatgtacttaacacactgggcagtttagcatggccagttcgcctaacctgcacatctttggattgtgggaggaaaccagagcacccataggaaacccttgcagacccggggagaatgtgcaaattccacacggacagtcgcccgaggtggcgattgaacccgggtccatggtgttgtgaggtagcagtgttaaccactgagccaccaagccgtCCCAAGCCTACTGCAACTGGTATTCCTAGGCGGTCtctcatccaagtactaaccaggcatgagtctgcttagcttccgagatcagacggGATTGGctgttttcagactagtatggctgTAGGCAAACGTGAAAATTCCTATCCAAATATGGTTGGAGAGGCGGTGTGATGCCTGGATGGAAAGTGAGTAGTTTGATTTTGTAAAGAGGGGAGAGAAGAATAATTTGAGGTTAGTGTTGAGTAAGTGATACCCTAATCGCCTGAAAATGGATGAATCcaaatgtaatttttatttttgagcTTTCCTTATCAACTTTTGAAGGATTAAAATGTCTATGTGCTGTCTCTCACTATCCAAGGGTTCAGTGTTGATTGGGAGACGTAtctaaaatgttaaatttgttggACAAATTTGGCTCTGTTGAAGTGAGGAGGATCAGAACATTTCCCCCAAATTTTGTCTGGTGGGATATAATAACCTTTGTCCAATTCCAATCCACCCACTTCTGGTTTTAGATTGCCTGTCCCACGTCTCTTCAGCCAACTGCCAGGAGCAGGCTCACAATGTGGCTGCATGCCTCTGGCTTAATCTCCATTCTCAATTTCACCCTGACTGGTGTGGGACTTGGGGAAGCTTCACCAACTAAAGGGAAGCTAGAATGCTGGATCCAAGCTGgtttccaattgcctgcattcccactctccatcacctccaaaTGACAATCTGTCCAGTGATTGAAAAGAGTGGTTCATTGTGCTCCTGTTGAGCTCTACAATGCAATAAGggaggctgttttttttttgagactgGGCGATCAAAAGTGGAATGGGTGAGCCCTTTGCTGTGCTAACAGTTGCTTTCcacttaaatctgctcccctctCCCCCTCTAATCCTACACGGTTTTAGTGAAACTCAAGGAAAACGACTTCATTTCACATTTGGGTATTTTGCAACCTTACAATCAATCTTAAGGTCGACAATATCAGATCTCACCCACTAAATCTATTGTTTGAAATGACATCTAGTGCTGGTAATAACCgctttgtttctctgtctccatgcATCATCATCCCTTTTCAGTTAATTTCTCCTACCTTTCACCGACTGACCCTATTCCCTCTGGTTCTTTCCTCCTCACGTTTTCCCTGCTTATTGTCTAATACTAAGTCTCTTAACATTCTTTCAGTTCTGGAAAAACAAATTATCAACTTGAAACTGCTTTTCTTTCCCCATAaaattcagtttttcttttaatCAACCACTGTCACAGAACAAAGGCTTCAAATGtcttaaaaataaatctttcagATGTGAGAGAATTCAAAGCTGTGGTTTCTTTCAGATGGGACTGTAATCAATGCCATTGTTGTATTTGTGATGTTTGGAGCGACGGTCTCCTTGTTCCCAGGAAACCATTTGGGGTCTCCAGTTCAGGACGTACCAAAGTTTACTAGGCGTTCTCTTTTGGCTTTTCCACACTTCTTTGCTAACCAGGTCAGTTCTAACTTCACTGTCATCTTCTGTGCAAAAGATACTGAATCCCTGCAGCTTTTTTGATGTCAACTCCCATCTTTTAAGACAGAAATGCCAATAATTTTGTCATCTGTAGTGACTTTGTGTGTGTTGGTCCAGGCCAGCTATATAAAGTTGACCTTTTCAGTCTTGTTCTAAATTTTTATCTGGAAAAACTCCTCAATTCCTTTTGTTAATTCTTAAATATATTGTGTATCTTCCGCTGTTCATGATTTTATCGTAAACTCATTCAAGTAACCTGCTGTTTTATCTTTCCACCTCTCTTTTTTTATTGTTTAGTACAAAAGTAGCCCTTTGAATAATAGGTTTGGAGGCTCGATCATAACATTTCCTCCCATTTCAGCAGAATTAGTACAGTTCAATCAAATTCACAAGCTTCCAGTTACAGAAAGCAAAAAAGTTTTGATGCCATTCAGCAAGCATTTGTATGTTGATTCCCTTTTTTTATTTGTATTAAACTGTTAATATTTCATCTGTAATGTTCCAAATGCAGGAATTTACTACTCAAGAAATCATCGGATTTACAATTGGCTCCTTCTCATCTGTGTTTTACTTGACATCTAGGTTACCACAGCTATGCAGAAATGTGAGTGTTTGTGGCTTTCAAGCAGATGGTTCCATAATGCAGTACTGAAATCTTGTGATGCACCCAAAACCCAATGAGACTTAGAATCCCatcagtatggaagcaggccttttggccatTCAAGTCCCCAACAACCCTCTGAacaacatcctacccagacccaccatatccctgtaactttgcatttcccaaggccaatccatctaacctgcacatctttggactgtgggaggaaaccagagcatctggaggatgcagacacagggagaatgtgtaaactccacacaagcagtcaccAGAGGCTGAGATCAAACCTGAGtttctggtgctgggaggcagcagtgctgaccactgagtcaccatgccacacaTGAAAGAGGATAGCGAATACTTGATGTGTTGTATTTTCTCTCTTGTACTTTTTTTCTTCCCAGTGGAAAAGGAAATCTACAGAAGGCATCTCCCCTTTCCTCTTCACCCTGATGATTGTGGGGAATCTAACATATGGTCTGAGTGTACTGCTGAAAGAGCCAAGGCAAGGGCAAAGCGAGGGCAACTATGTTGTGCACCATCTTCCTTGGTTGATCGGTAGTTTGGGAACCATGGGACTTGACGTGGCAGTATCCTTTACAACACTTCTGGCTGTTCCCATTGGAATGGCGGGTTATGAAGGTCATTTCAGGCAGTTCCATGGACAGCAGATAAGTATGCCACCCAGCTCAGAATAGTGTTGTATGGTTCAGAAAGGCTCTCACTTGATGTATAGTTTGAGTTGCTGGCGTCAGTCAGATTGCAAACTTTGCTGTAGTTGGCCTGAGTGCGTGCCAGGCTGGTGATCATATTCATGACAATCCACTGCAGACATCAAACTGTTCCgacatagcatcatagagatgtacacacggaaacagaccctacagtccaacccgtccatgctgacgagatattccaacccaatctagtcccacctgccagcacctggtccatatccctccaaacccttcctattcatatacccatccagatgccttttaaatgttgcaattgtacaagcctccaccacttcctctggcagctcattccatacaggtaccaccctctgtgtggaaaaaagttgccccttaggtgccttttatatctttcccttctcaccctaaacctatgccctctagttctggactcccccaccccagggaaaagactttgtctatatatcctagccatgcccgtcatgattttgtaaacctcgataaggtcacccctcagcctctgatgctccaggaaaaacagccccagcctgttcaatcactccctgtagctgaaatcctccaactctgtaaacattcttgtaaatctttttctgaaccctttcaagtttcacaacatctttctgataggaaggagatcagaattgcacgcaatattccaacagtggcctaaccaatgtcctatcctccatactctgaccattaaaggaaagcataccaaatgcctacttcacAATTCTaagtacctgtgactccactttcaaggagctatgaacctgcactccaaggtctctttgttcagcaacactccctaggaccttattattaagtgtacaagtcctgctaaggtttgctttcccaaaatgcagcacctcacatttatctaaattaaactccatctgccacttctcagcccactggcccatctgatcaagatcctgttgtaatctgaagtaacctttgctgtccactacacctccaattttggtataatctgcaaacttactaactatacctcttatgctcacatccaaatcatttaactaaatgatgaaaagtagtggacccagcaccgatccttgtggcactccactggtcacaggcctccagtctgaaacacaaccctcccaccaccaccctctgtcttctaccttttgagccagttctgtatctaaatggctagctctccctgtattccatgaagtctaaccttgctaaccagtctcccatggggaaccttgtcgttggacttcagtaaggcatataGTTCACATCcatcattctgccctcatcaatcctctttgttacttcttcaaaaagctcaatcaagtttgtgagacttcatttccaatgcacaaagccatgttgactatctctaatcagtctttgcctttccaaatacatgtacattctgtccctcaggattcccgccaacaacttgcccaccactgatgtcaggctcactggtttatagttccctggcttgtaccacctttcttaaacagtggtaccacattagccagtcttccggcacctcacctgtgactatcgattatacaaatttactatgatacacctctggaactGAACATCTCTGGATGAAGGGGATATTTTCCTTGTGAGAATTTACTACTTTAGTCAACAGTAGTGCAATTCAAGGAAAAGAGGCAGTGATGGATATTTTGGAGCAGTCTTGTGCACTAGTGAGCTGCAATGTAGTGTGGTGGTGAAGGGACGGGGCTATTTATTTTGAGGTTAATTGTTAAAGAGTAATAttttatagagtcacacagtaaggaaacagatcctttggtccaagtcGTCCATTCTGACATTTCCTTTGGTACCTACTGCACAAGCTGTTGGACTGTTCAGGAGCAGTGAGAACTGGATATGTACTTGAATGCTGCCTTGCTAGCTAGGTTCAAACAGAGAAACTTGTCTTTGTAAAGCCTTTCGCCCACAGAAGTATGCTTGAAGTGTACATCACtgtcacaatatttcaaagatcCAAATATGTGTGAGTGGTTACTGCTGTGCCATCAAAATTGTTCAAGAGTAATgtttcatagagtc
This genomic interval carries:
- the slc66a1 gene encoding lysosomal amino acid transporter 1 homolog isoform X1, which codes for MGNFTTDCPNGSLFIWNILKECTEDGRDLASVVLGLFSVLCFMMAAFPQCYSSYLKGNMDQAVSIWFLIGWLAGDSCNAIGAFLAQQLPIQIYTAIYYVLVDVIMVSLYIYYAVKNRSRPDGTVINAIVVFVMFGATVSLFPGNHLGSPVQDVPKFTRRSLLAFPHFFANQEFTTQEIIGFTIGSFSSVFYLTSRLPQLCRNWKRKSTEGISPFLFTLMIVGNLTYGLSVLLKEPRQGQSEGNYVVHHLPWLIGSLGTMGLDVAILFQFFIYQEQKSDESRPLINSSGHRAL
- the slc66a1 gene encoding lysosomal amino acid transporter 1 homolog isoform X2, whose protein sequence is MGNFTTDCPNGSLFIWNILKECTEDGRDLASVVLGLFSVLCFMMAAFPQCYSSYLKGNMDQAVSIWFLIGWLAGDSCNAIGAFLAQQLPIQIYTAIYYVLVDVIMVSLYIYYAVKNRSRPDGTVINAIVVFVMFGATVSLFPGNHLGSPVQDVPKFTRRSLLAFPHFFANQWKRKSTEGISPFLFTLMIVGNLTYGLSVLLKEPRQGQSEGNYVVHHLPWLIGSLGTMGLDVAILFQFFIYQEQKSDESRPLINSSGHRAL